Proteins from a genomic interval of Blastocatellia bacterium:
- a CDS encoding PAS domain-containing protein, which translates to MLTQYFKTLSFCKLVSIFCFLIGITNFIGWGFSIESLLRITPAFAAMQPNTAICFILSSFMLWASISNSSEVGNLHNKQKSLIYISSMLIMLISLLSLGEYLLKGDLGLDHVLFWRPFKQVGNTRLGPMAPMTAINFILLSVAFFSFTTKVLHKYATAQILTLTTGFLSLLSITGYAYHSVTFYGQELNTQIALHTAISLLVLSFGIFWIYPNNAIASILNGSYYGSTVARRLLPVAIFMPLVLGWIRLKGQDLGFYDTEFGLTIYAITTIVFFTSFILWQAWTLNQNDVARRKIEMALKESEEKLQAILNNSPSIIYLKDLEGRFILMNEPFEKEFQIPRKTLVGKSMHEVFPKEAADEYLKNDKKVIETKKALIYEETAPHQNGARTYLSVKFPIFDADGKPYALAGISTDITKRKKLEEDLRKLTEELEKKVEERTKQLELTNKQLQEEILEHKKSRKEIEKLNVELEKRVLERTEQLNATNKELEAFSYSVSHDLRAPLRHINGFIQLLEKHATVKLDEKGNRYIKIISEAAQKMGVLIDELLAFSRMGKQDMSTTIIELGEIVKEAVKTQIEMSGKDNITWIINDLPKVDADAAMLRVVLNNLISNAIKYSSTCSTPVIEIGSETSSMEEIIFIRDNGVGFDMQYANKLFGVFQRLHRADEFEGVGIGLATVRRIIHRHKGKVWAESKLNEGATFYFSLPKIN; encoded by the coding sequence ATGCTTACTCAATACTTTAAGACATTGTCTTTTTGTAAGTTAGTTTCTATTTTCTGTTTTTTAATAGGAATAACTAATTTTATTGGTTGGGGGTTTTCTATTGAAAGTTTATTAAGGATAACCCCTGCATTTGCTGCAATGCAGCCAAATACAGCTATTTGCTTTATTTTATCTAGTTTTATGCTTTGGGCATCTATAAGTAATTCATCAGAAGTTGGAAACTTACACAACAAACAAAAATCCTTAATCTATATTTCTTCAATGTTAATAATGTTAATAAGTTTATTATCACTGGGAGAATATTTATTAAAGGGAGATTTAGGCTTAGATCATGTTTTATTTTGGCGACCATTTAAGCAAGTAGGAAATACTAGACTCGGGCCAATGGCCCCTATGACAGCGATAAATTTTATTTTATTAAGTGTAGCTTTTTTCTCTTTTACTACAAAAGTTTTACATAAATATGCTACAGCACAAATATTAACCTTAACTACTGGATTTCTTTCTTTGCTTTCTATTACTGGCTATGCTTATCATTCTGTTACTTTTTATGGGCAAGAACTTAATACACAAATAGCTCTACATACAGCAATATCACTACTAGTTCTATCTTTTGGAATATTTTGGATTTACCCTAACAATGCTATAGCTAGTATACTTAATGGTAGTTATTATGGTAGTACAGTAGCAAGACGTTTACTGCCTGTAGCTATTTTTATGCCATTAGTTTTAGGTTGGATTAGATTAAAGGGGCAGGATTTAGGATTTTATGATACTGAATTTGGATTAACAATATATGCAATTACAACAATAGTTTTTTTTACATCTTTTATTCTTTGGCAAGCTTGGACATTAAATCAAAATGATGTTGCTCGAAGAAAAATAGAGATGGCGCTTAAGGAAAGTGAAGAAAAGTTACAAGCAATATTAAATAATTCTCCATCCATAATATATCTTAAAGATTTAGAAGGTCGATTTATTTTAATGAATGAGCCTTTTGAAAAGGAATTTCAGATACCTAGAAAAACCCTTGTAGGTAAATCGATGCATGAAGTTTTTCCTAAAGAAGCAGCAGATGAATATCTAAAAAATGATAAAAAAGTAATTGAAACAAAAAAAGCTCTTATTTATGAAGAAACAGCACCTCATCAAAATGGCGCACGTACTTATCTTTCTGTAAAATTTCCTATTTTTGATGCTGATGGCAAACCATATGCTTTAGCAGGTATTTCAACAGATATAACAAAAAGAAAAAAGTTAGAAGAAGATTTGCGTAAGCTAACTGAAGAATTGGAAAAGAAAGTTGAAGAGCGAACCAAACAATTAGAATTAACAAATAAACAGTTGCAAGAAGAAATATTAGAGCATAAAAAATCTCGTAAAGAGATTGAAAAATTAAATGTAGAGTTAGAAAAGCGAGTTTTAGAACGTACTGAACAACTTAATGCTACAAATAAAGAACTAGAAGCTTTTAGTTATTCTGTATCGCATGATTTACGCGCACCATTAAGACATATAAATGGCTTTATTCAATTGTTAGAAAAACATGCTACTGTTAAGCTAGATGAAAAAGGTAACAGATATATTAAGATTATTTCTGAAGCAGCACAAAAAATGGGAGTTTTGATTGATGAATTACTTGCATTTTCTCGAATGGGAAAACAAGACATGTCAACTACAATAATTGAGCTTGGAGAAATAGTTAAGGAAGCAGTCAAAACACAAATAGAAATGTCAGGAAAAGATAATATAACGTGGATTATCAATGACTTACCAAAGGTTGATGCAGATGCAGCAATGTTAAGAGTTGTTTTAAACAACTTAATTTCTAATGCTATAAAATACTCTAGTACATGCTCTACTCCAGTAATAGAAATAGGATCAGAAACTTCGTCTATGGAAGAAATAATCTTTATTCGTGATAATGGAGTTGGATTTGATATGCAATATGCTAATAAGCTATTTGGGGTTTTTCAACGCTTGCATCGTGCAGATGAATTTGAAGGTGTTGGAATTGGACTAGCCACTGTTAGACGTATTATTCATCGGCATAAAGGAAAAGTTTGGGCAGAAAGTAAACTAAATGAAGGAGCAACCTTCTATTTTTCATTACCTAAAATAAACTAG